The following proteins are co-located in the Thermodesulfovibrionales bacterium genome:
- a CDS encoding HAD-IA family hydrolase produces MPFKLIIFDLDGTLIDSSRDITEALNYALEPYSSRRVTVQETVNLVGEGLTRLIEKITGYENASSRPAIMKRFLQHYTEHITDHTRAYPGVAETLERLDPYRKAVISNKKEGLSRMVLERLGLLKYFEVVIGSDSVAERKPSPLPIIKVLTEFGLQPGDAVMVGDSNYDVDAGRSAGVATVAVTYGYRPLEVIRHADHLIDRFEDLIPLLEKMTTGS; encoded by the coding sequence ATGCCTTTCAAGCTCATCATCTTCGATCTCGACGGTACCCTGATCGATTCGAGTCGGGACATAACAGAGGCCTTGAACTATGCCCTTGAGCCCTACTCTTCCCGGCGGGTTACGGTTCAGGAGACCGTGAATCTGGTTGGTGAAGGGCTGACACGCCTCATCGAAAAGATAACGGGTTATGAAAACGCATCATCGAGGCCTGCTATCATGAAGAGGTTTCTGCAACATTATACGGAACATATCACCGACCATACGCGGGCATATCCCGGTGTTGCAGAAACCCTCGAAAGGTTGGATCCATACCGGAAGGCCGTTATTTCAAACAAAAAAGAAGGCCTGTCCAGGATGGTCCTGGAAAGGCTTGGGCTCTTAAAATATTTTGAGGTCGTCATCGGAAGCGACAGCGTGGCAGAGAGAAAACCTTCACCCCTTCCGATAATAAAGGTGCTCACGGAATTCGGTCTTCAGCCCGGAGATGCTGTCATGGTCGGAGACAGCAATTATGATGTGGATGCCGGCAGGTCTGCAGGTGTCGCCACAGTCGCCGTGACTTACGGTTACAGACCGCTTGAGGTTATAAGACATGCAGATCATCTCATCGACAGGTTTGAGGACTTGATTCCCTTACTGGAGAAGATGACAACGGGTTCGTAA
- a CDS encoding F0F1 ATP synthase subunit epsilon — translation MENRMRLEVVTPYGSVFSDDVDEFTAVGSEGEFGVLPGHAPFVTTLKVGMISYKKGSEGGYIFASGGYAGIRQERAVVLADSAERSEDIDVERARSAMKRAEERLKQAEKIDFARAQAAIERAAIRIQVAEKHSAR, via the coding sequence ATGGAAAATAGAATGAGATTGGAAGTTGTCACGCCCTACGGCTCTGTCTTCAGTGACGATGTGGATGAATTCACGGCAGTCGGCAGCGAGGGGGAATTCGGTGTGCTGCCGGGACATGCCCCCTTCGTCACGACCCTTAAGGTCGGGATGATCAGCTATAAGAAGGGGAGTGAAGGGGGATATATCTTTGCGAGCGGCGGGTATGCCGGAATCAGGCAGGAGAGGGCAGTAGTACTTGCCGACAGCGCAGAGCGATCCGAGGATATCGACGTCGAGAGGGCCAGATCCGCGATGAAGAGGGCTGAAGAGAGGCTGAAGCAGGCAGAGAAGATCGATTTTGCCAGGGCCCAGGCAGCGATCGAAAGGGCGGCGATAAGGATACAGGTAGCAGAGAAGCATTCTGCTCGATAG